The genomic region AATTTACATTTGTTTATACATTGATGCAGTTACCCGCATTGAAGCACGGAGCCAGAACTGTGATATGTTCATGCACCTCGATGTAAATACAGAGATATATCCTATGCATGTTGGTGATAAATTCACAATGGCGTTAGCTCACACGTTGAATTTGGATGGGACGCCTGATACTGGCTATTTCAATCCGGTAATCTTACCATTATGTTTTAATGGTTAACGCTCTTGGCTATTTCTTTTTCTGCAGCAAAAGATACTCTTATTGGAAATGAAACTATTCGGATAACCTTGACTCTAATCTCCTGAGCTTGAGTTCGATCACTAACTGTTTGTATATTCAGTTTCAATTTGGTTCTAATCAATGTTTTATGTCCTAATTGTTTAATAAAGTTTGTCAGTCACTAAAGCTATTCATAAAGTTTAATATGGTTTGGCCTTCCCATATGATATTATCAAAGTTGAACTAAGCTAGAAAAATGTGGATAAATTGTGGTTGCCATTGCCGTTTATGTGTGTGTTCAGTGTATGGGGCTTTGGAGGGTGTGTTGGAGAGGAAAAAGAAACGTCTTTATGTTTCCGTAGGTTCTTAAGAGGACTAAGTGGCTACATTAAACCGATTACTACTGTTGCATATGGAATGTGTATGTAGCATATGTTATAGTTTGTGGGGGTAAATAAACAATTTTCCCTTGAAGTTTGGTCTCGGTAACTAAGATGTTCACAGGGTTCTAATTCTAACAATGAAATAATTATAGGTTTGATCGTTTAGCTACCAAGTCTTATTGGTCTCGAGCTAAAACAGTGGTCCAAAATTCAACTTATTTTCCATGAATACTACACATTGTCTTTAATGTGCCATATGATAACAATAACAAGTTGAGCTTTATTAGTAGAGTCTGCTATACAGATCAACGTgccattaataatttaaattttctgTCCTCTCATGTGCAGTTTCTTGTTCGTCTTCCTTGACAAGCAATACAAAGACCAGTTTCCTTTGTTTGCACTCTTTTGCCAAAGATACATCATTAATCGAACTTATCTATAAACCTTGTCCTCGGAACATGCACAAACACAAACGACTGGTCTTGTTTTCTATTATTTATTATCTCAATGAAACCGTTCAGTGAGAGAGTTAAACAAAGAGAAAGAGATAATCTGTTATTATTTTCGAATATGGAGCAGCTCGCCAACTTTATTTAAACAAGTCTATATGGTTATTATATATGAAAAGGTGCCTATATCTTAAACAAATCCATTACTTCGTTGCcgtattattaaaaaatttcaacATGTATTCCAGGGGAGGAAGTCTCTTGCAGATAAGTATGAGTATGTCATGCATGGGAAGTTATACAAGATATCAGATGATTCTTCAGGGAAAGGACTTAAAGCGTATGTTTGTTAACCACAACTATATCTTTGTTTATTCCATCATTGTAGCTGCTTGATCTTAAAATTAAAGGTGTGTGTTACTTTCAGGGAGATCTATGTATCATATGGTGGGCTTTTAATGCTATTGAGGGGAGAAGCTTCTCATGTCTCCCACTTTGAACTTGACCAGAGGCTATTTCTTCTCATAAGGAAGCTCTAAAACTTTCGTTATATCGAGTTATATTGAGTGTTTCTCTGTTTAGGTCGGATAAATTTATGTGAGCTTCAAGGCGGGTCTATAGTAGTAGTGGTATAAAGGGCGACTTCTTGACATCGAATTTCCGAGCAGACTATGTCTTGAGTTGGATATAACTGTTGATTTGTATGTTATGTGAGAACAAACCTATGCAATGCATGTTGTTAGGTCTTGATTATGGTTTCCCCTTCATTTTTTAATCTTCCATTTATTGCTCTTCTATATATTGCTCCTTCATTTTGAAGACCTGATAATTTATTTGACCAAAGTATTACTTAAACTGctgcttttttttcttctttctgaaATCTCCTATTGGGTAGTTATATGAACTCTTCTAATTTTTTTTCTCTATCGAATTGGTTCAATCAATTAGATTATTGGTTTGATCAGTTCAATTAAAAAagtattaaaaattttgaaaaaattcaaatGGTTTTTTAGTTGTTCGGACTGGTTCAATATCATTCTCTagattaataattcaatttattttcagttCAATCGATTTAATTAATTATACGGTTTTTTCTTATTCTCGCATTTACAAAATTTGAATACGTAATTTTATTTAAGGACGTTGATTTTTATTACTACTCAACCTGAGTCGGTAATGTAACCAAAGGTTTTGCAAACTCGACCTGAAACAACATATGATAACAGCAAAtataaagtttattttatttaaaaaaatcctTGAAAAATTTGTCAACAAAACAAATTGATTATGTCATGTTATACATAAATTAAACCCTTGGTCTGctctttatttttataaattaaaacttGTTTGCCAGTATACAACAACGAAATAATTCAATGTTAAGTACTTTATATATGTGCTGATATAATAAAACTAGAACAACATTGATTAATATTCCtcttgaaaataaataataatatagtcAACTTTAAtcgaataaaatatatatatatatatatatatttattacagCTTTATTTGTCATGCAGAAAGAATactaataatagaaaataaatttgggTACCCAAATTCACAACAAAAAGATAACACAATTAAGAGTTAATTAATAAAATGGACATTAACAAATATTGAATTATCACAATAAACCTctaaatcatcatcatcatcatatgAATACTAAATAAAAGaacatatgtatgtatgtatatataagtaAATTGATTCAAAACACATAAAGGTCAGTCAATTCCTCCAATGAATCCAAAATGAGATTTGGATCAGAATTCTCAATCATCCACAAAAGATGATCAAACAAAACTACCTCACATTTAACCAATATGTGATCTTCCCCTCCATGCTTTTGTTTAGGCCTCTCTATTAAAGCATGCAACAATGGATGTTTAAGGTACTTCGAACTAACCACGTATCGTTTCCTCGTACTCCCAACATAAACCGTTTCGTAACATTGATGTTCATCATCATTATCATAATTGTCTCCATCTTCGTTCCTCCTCGTTCTTCTTCTTATATGATCCCATATATAACGGTGATGATCTTCTCGAGTTGATTTCGATCTTAAGCTACTATATGAAGATGACCTTCCTAGTTGTCTTGACAAGCTCTTGCATTTCCTAAGTAGGAGATTTATCTTCTTCATTGATGAATATCTTGTTTGGATGGAAGGAAAAGTATGGGATTTTGATGGAAAGATggtgagatttttttttttggaagctAAAAGGAAACTTAATTTACACTCATGAAGATGAACAATAAAAGGGGTACTTAAAAGGGTTTTGGGTACATTGGTGGGTGCAATGTCTTTGTATTTCGGTGCTAGAAAATAAATCTAGTGGGATCGACCTTAGCaactaaaacattttaattatatGAATTCAAAGAGACGGTGGACtcatcattttcatgaatttttttGAGGGAATATATGATGGGGAGCTTTAAAATACTTCAAAATTTGCTATTAGATCCTACTTTGTGTAAGTTGTATATTAGTACCTGTATTTTAATTTGATCGATTTTAGTCTCTATatttttcgaattttaaaattttagtcctaaTCCAATATGGTAGCAGTTAAATTTATTAGGTTAAATTATGTCATTAGTCCCATATTATGCGTGAAGTTATAGATTTAGTCTACATTCACCAATGAATTTAATAGCTATCATTTGGTTAGGACtagaattttcaaaatataaaagtaCAAGAActgaaaatgaccaaattaaagtaaaagtacTAAATTCACAACTTACACAAAGTATAAGGTCTAATAGCGAATTTgacctttaatatatatatatatatatatatatatatatatatatattaatattgatTAGACATGTATAATAGTTAGACTATATGCTTATATCTAAAGATTTGTCCGAAATATGAGAGAATTTGGACAAAAAAGGAGATCCGAGGAAATGGGCTTAGATAAAAATTTACGTCTGTTTCTAACATTTAAAACCCGAACCTAACCTAATTTATACTTTTGTAATATTTTTTGTTGTTATGTAAATTATATCATGTAaagttaaatatataataatatttaatgctATAaggtaaatattaaaaaattaagttgtccatgcttaaaattttaataaaaatatatacagttattatatattaaaaaatatgaatAGATTTAAAACAAGCTTGAGTTAATCATTGACAAATATGAGCGAATTTGGGTAAAACTTAAAGcttatatttttttatcaaacCAAACTTAGACAAAAAATAAAAGATGTTAATATTATACATAGTTATGACCCGAATCTGACCCGACCTAAACTTAAACACCTCTCATCTTGATCACAAAATAATgttataaaactcaaaatttaatttttaaaatatgacaTCCCATAAATTTTGAGACTCTAATCTCATCATTTATAACCTAATTTTTGTTTAGTATTTGTTACatttattaaagaaattaaaccctgcctaataaaaattagaaaatgaagaagaagatataaataattagaaATGAAAGATAATAACAAAGATGCAAGGCATGTCCCACAGGGATGGAAGGGCTTGGTGGTATCATGGTTTTAAGTGACACTAAGAAAAGGAGTGCACGTGAACAGCTTTGTCACTCAGCCCTTTCTCACATGCCCTTTACCCCTTTCTCTATCTTTTTATGTTGAAGGTTGTCTTAGATTTCGATTAAATTTGACATCAAATTAAATCAGATTTTTAAATTAAGAATAAAGCtcttttagtattattttttctatccacaaaatttgaatttaaaagacattaaattatttatcactTGACTCATAAAAGttgatttctttttattttttcgtACCATACActcaaaaaataatttataatatcaTCATGttagaattttattaaaataaatctataatataacttaataaaccaggatctgtcatgtcaaatcatcaagaataaattaaGAACAAAATTGGATGCGGAAGCGCACCTGAATCCATGGATTCCTTGAGACTTTCTGGAActttggggatttgatcttccaaattagtacacaagaaatttaaagaatatctgctctctctttcctaatgatgggatattagaaaagatatcttgtgtataatttggggaccataacactaatatttataaccttagcatattaattctaatcaaattctaattagcctatcattaattagaatttgattagaagagtatctacacatgtttaacccatactttatttaataattaaaagcccaataaaattctaaccaaattagatcacttttaatttgagctaacctatcatgatagtaaataataacatataattatccttattatatatgtgatgtccaaattttccaacaatctcccacttggaccacatatatatactaattactttataattgcatgtcattatataaccttatgagctcaaaattttactatcatatccaaaaggcattccgtacaatctcgtccattaattatgttaacatagaaccaatgCGACTTTCGTTACAATTATCGTAACTAAATCTATccatgatcacgtatattaacacaaccaaatgacatagatcaagtatggatgtgtatcatggaaattacatgcaatatgatctaaacatgtctatttccaactggtcctcctTAGTGTGATCAAATCTTACCAAAATCagagtgtgaataaaccaaataaactttatttctgcAGAAAATAAACTTTTTATCTTTAAATTGAAATAACTGAAAATAtgtctataacataaaagcatttaaaaata from Gossypium arboreum isolate Shixiya-1 chromosome 1, ASM2569848v2, whole genome shotgun sequence harbors:
- the LOC108463177 gene encoding auxin-responsive protein SAUR78, yielding MKKINLLLRKCKSLSRQLGRSSSYSSLRSKSTREDHHRYIWDHIRRRTRRNEDGDNYDNDDEHQCYETVYVGSTRKRYVVSSKYLKHPLLHALIERPKQKHGGEDHILVKCEVVLFDHLLWMIENSDPNLILDSLEELTDLYVF
- the LOC108461382 gene encoding DNA-directed RNA polymerases II, IV and V subunit 8B-like, with the protein product MSNLILFEDIFVVDKLDPDGKKFDKVTRIEARSQNCDMFMHLDVNTEIYPMHVGDKFTMALAHTLNLDGTPDTGYFNPGRKSLADKYEYVMHGKLYKISDDSSGKGLKAEIYVSYGGLLMLLRGEASHVSHFELDQRLFLLIRKL